The Camelus dromedarius isolate mCamDro1 chromosome 8, mCamDro1.pat, whole genome shotgun sequence DNA segment CGGGGCCGAGGTGCTGCCGGGCAGCCCGCAGAGTGCCTTCGTCACTGTTCGCCTTCATCCAGACCACACGGACGGGAGCTCTGGGTTGTGGGTGTCGAGCCCACTTTTAGAAGAGCGCTATACCACAGAACTGAGGTTGGGGCTCACGGGAGGCCGTTTTCAGGGTTCACTGGCCACTCAGTGTGGGTGGAAACCATATGTAGCTGGGTCGAGGCACACCCTACTCCCTGGCTGGTCTCAAAGCAGCAGCTCAGGCCGTGAACGTGCGACACCCCAGCTCAGTGGTGGCTGCATACCTTGCAGGTGCCCAGGACTTGGTCCTGCCCTGCTTTTATGGTCCTACCCGGCTTTTAAGGCACAAGGAGTCCTTCATGGGGGGTCAGCAGCTTCCTCCTCTTCACTTGGTACATGAACCCTTGGGGCACCTTAATTCCAGCAATTTCTGATACGATTTAACAGTGTGACTGAGTGGTCATTTTTAGGTTTCTGAGACATCgacttttccttgtttttgagcTCTGTGAGGATGTTTAGAGCCAGAAGAGACCTTGGAAATCAGAGGTCACGGAGAATGTCAGACATGGAAGGAACTTCATTTAGATCGCTGTCCCCAGTGCCATCCCGCCTGGGCTTCCCCACATACCTACTGAGCCAGACTTTGTTGGGGTTCAGCTTAGAGTGCTTTTTTTGCATTTCCTGGGTGTTCTTATGCCTCCTagagtctgagaaccactgctttacaGAACATCTGAGCCTCCCCTTCGTTTCACAGTGAGAAAACTGACATCCAGGGAGATGTGAGCTGCTTACACAGCACACATACTGAGGGGCAGATCCAGCTCTAGGACCAAGTGCAGTCTCTTTCCAAGTCTCCTACCAGTCCCCTTAGCACCCACATTGTTACTAAAATTCAGTAGTGAAAGTAGATATGCTTTTAAGCAAACAAGACTTGTGTTAGCCACAGGCTCACCCAAGCTCAGAATCTGACCCCAGGCTTGTCTAATAATAATAACTTGTACTTGATAGGGCAGATTTTGGCTCATCTGAGGaaatttttcctgctttttaatcCCAGCTTTCTCATGGAGTTGTTTGCGGCCTGCAGAGGATTTTAATTCAGTGTACAAAGGAGAAGAATTTACCAGTGCATCTTACAAATTAATGCAGTGAGATAAGCAGTGAAAGTCAGGCTCTTACTTCCTAATTGGAttttgtgtggctgtgttccTGATGTCCCTGCCCAAAGATAAGGATACTGAGCTGAGCTGACTGGAACATCACCCCTTTAATGCCATCCCCGCTCCTGGATAAGCTGAGGCAGGCGGCGATGAGGAGGCGAGGCCCAGCCTCATCTGCTGGGTCACTGTGACAGTGCCCCGTCCCTGTCATGGTGTCACACAGAAATGCAACCTCCAGGGGGCAGGTTCCCCAGGCCCCAGTGAAGTCAGGGTGGGGCAGGTAGTGAGTCTTCTACAAAAGATGCTGGCTAGTGTAACCAGTAGGCTCTTTCTGGACATGGGCTTGAACTTGAGAACACTTCTCATGGGACTGAAGAGACATGTTCTAGTCATACTCTAGGggaattataaatattaaacattttaaacttttttcttttaaaaaattacatcttttttCACTAGGTTATGATGAAAACACCACAGAAGACAGAAAGGGCAGTGTCATTCTCCTGGGTGGCACTTTTTGGTTAGTGAAGATGGAAGCATTTGCTCTTGACAGGGCTCTCATGAGAGCAGAGTAGAAACATGAGCGGTGGCGTGGGCATCCGGTATGGGTGGGCATTTCATTTCCAgtttaaattattcattcatgTCGAAGTGTTTAGTCTTCCATTCTGTGGAAGTGACGTGGTTCTTTAAATTACCTAAAGTGGTGTTTTCTAAACAAAGTCCTCACCAGAGTGGCAAAGGAGCCTGCCTTCCTTGAAAGGCAATGCTCATGAAGAGATGTGTGCGTTTTTTATTAAATGGGCGTAAATGGGTCATTATTTCACACTGAACCAGGAGTGCAAACCTCAGGACTGTAGGAAAgcagcctccaggccacttgtgaCCACTCTGCTTTCCAGCTTGGGCCCTGACAGCACCGTTTTCGTGGACCAGGGGCAGAGCTGCAGCCTGGGCCATGGCCCTTTCCCTTCACTCCCCCTCCTGTCCTGCCAGCCCCCggcctttcccttccttctcctcctcctctccatgcCCTCggcccctgctctgccctcacATCCTTACTCTCATCCCTGACTTCTCTCATTCCTAATGTGTCCTAGTTTCTGCTTTTAGTTCCTCCCATCTTGCTGAGGTCCCTCCTGTAGGCATGGGGCCCTCTGGCCTCCTCTGGCCTCCAGCCTTATCTTCTTCAGCTCAGCACTTAACCTTCAAGTGTCACAGCCTTTCCCACTGCTGCTctgacacccccacccctgcctccagtGGCTGCACGCTTGCCTCCAGTGACCCCAGCGTGGTACTGCTCCCGAGACCCAGGTCAGATACCGGCTCCAGGAAGCAGTCCTGCTGACACAGCCCCTTGGGCAGGAGGGAttgtccttcctccctctttccctttttccttcctttttcttcccttttctctttcaactaagttacaaaataaattcagTGAGATTCGTTAAGTGTACAGCTCTTGGCAGGCCGGCTCCAGTACTTTTTGGATCCAGGGGCTTTCCCCAGGAGGAGCCAAGCCCCAGCCAGGCCTGTCTAAGGTTTCCAGCCCTGGAAGGGTCTGAGGTGGGGGCACAGCTAACAGCCAGCTGTGCGGGGATGGTGGAGTTGGCAGCCCTCATCTGTTCGGTCCAGATAGTACGGGTGGAACGTGGCTGAGGATGGGCAGGGTGGGGGTTCCAGAGAAGTGTACAGCATGAGAGACTTGTACGTGGGTGTACACCCGTTTCCCACCACCACCCAGAAAAAGATAGAGGACGTTTCCATCCTCAGAAGGTTCTTTCAGGACCCTCCTGAGACAATCCCATTTCCTCCAGCTGCAACCACCATTCTGACTCCAGTCACCACCAGTTAACTTTGTCCTTCATGTTTGATTCCTTGGACATTTCGGGGTCTGAGTAGCATAATCACGTGCCTGTGTTGGGAGGGAATTCACACGTGTTTCTGCCTTCTGGGCATCCCTCTTGTGCTCTCATAAAACATCACGACAGTCCTGTGAGGGCGTGTTACTAGCTCCATTTTCTAGAAAAGGGGATTAAGGCTCACAGAGGTTGAGAGAATCACTCCAGATCAAAGAGCTGTCACTCGCAGAGGTGAGAATGAATTTGCATCCCGTCTAGGAAAGCCACACCCTGTAGAACAGCCCGTGCGGTGCCCCATCTGCAGGGCCCACTGTGCTCCATCTGCATGGCCCGCTGTGCTTTCCAGGGAGTTTTGCTTCCGGTCTGTGTCATATAGCTTTAAACTGCCTGGTAAGCCCCTACTTGGCAGGGGTCGTGCCTTGCTGGTCTGGTGATCCCACGGTACCCCGCAGCTCGGTAGCAGGACGTTCACCAGGCACTGGTCAGCGGATAAGGGCTGCTAACCACCCAGCTCCATGGACCGTGCGGATGGAGCAAGGCTTCTGTGTGAGCCTGGGAGGAAGCCAGAGAGACGACGTCCCAGCACTTGTCTGGGCCCCTGCTCCTGGCTGCAGGGAAGGGTGCCCCAGCGAGTGGAGGAACTGCCCAGGCGGCCTGTTGTGAGTCAGCACCGAGCAGCACGAGTTCCTTCAGTGCCTCTTGCTGCCTCCCTTTGGCGCCTGTCTCGTGGCAGGAATTGGTTTTGAATGTGAGGCCTGGACCCACTCCCTGCTCTTGGGTGACCTGAGAGTTAAGCAGGCGAAAATAATGCCCCCGCCCTGAGCACGTGGGCATTCTAATCTGAGAGTGCCTGTCTGCTGGTGTCCCCAAGGACACGGCAACACCCTTGCCTCTCCTGTGTGCTGGAGGccctctggggcaggagggaagcagtTCATGGATCTGAAAGGGCTGCATTCCAGGGGCAGCCTTGGGCTTTGCCTCCTTGTGACCAGTTTTGCCCCAGTGGGAATTGTACCCTGAAGCTCCCAGAGCCTTGGCCTTTGGTGTTTGTTCAGAGAGATGCCTCCGTAAGGGAGGATCAAGCTCCTTCTTAATAGTTCATCCACTTAAATGTGTGTAAGTGGCACAAATCCTCCGTCCCCTCCTCTGTAAAAGGACCCTCTAGTGCCCGGGAGCCAGACAGGACCACAAGCCATAGGGGTCCCTGGCTTCATTGCCCGGCCTCTGCTTGGTGAGAAATGACATTGCCCGCTGAGTGACTGGCCAGCCTTGTTGTCTGAAACAAGATCTTTCTCTGTGGTACATCTGGAACTTGGCCTTCTCAAGGGTCCCAAAATAGCCAGGCCGCTGAAGGGAGAACTTCATGACAGGACAGAAGAGAGACCCCAGCCGCTCCCCGCCAGGCAGGCTTTGTTGGCATCATAGGACCAGCACAACTAATCCCTGGTTTTTGTTCTCATCCAGTGCTGCTTCTGCATTCCTTGTGTATCTCCCTTCTTGCAGCTTGTTCTGAAAATATTCCTGAGGAGGCAGCCTCCCcctcagcccccctccccgcccctccgcTGCAGATTTCCAAGCTGTGGCCTGTCTGGGTCCAGCACAACTCTGTATCTTTGGGAAACACGAGGACCTCTTAGGAAGTGGTGAAGCTGGCCATAATTTAGCAAGTTGGAATTGAACCTCCTCGCACCTCCTGACCTGGGTCTCTGAAGATCTGGGGGACAGTCAGTGACTCTCCTACATGCACTGCTGCCTTGTCACCCAGGAAAGAAATCTGTCTTACCGGCTCGGGAAATTGGGACCTCTCGTGCTCAGCAGACACTTTGACTCACGTGCTTTCTCTTGATGTCCCTGGTTCTTAGGCTGCTGGGCAGACAGCAGCTTCAGGAGTGGAGGGGAGCATCTGGAGGAAGTGAGGGTCAGGGATGGTACCCACGCTGTCTGTGCTCAGCTGTCCTGGCGGACACTGTGGGCCCCATGATCACTCCGGAAGACCAGAGCGCTCAGCCCCGTGCTTTCTCCTTTTCAGGGCTTTTTCCTTCCCAGTTGCTAATGGGtctgtgtttcttctctttttgtgttAGGAAACCTCGTCCTCTGCAAACGGGCCTTCGCGGGAGGGCTCCAGGCCGCTGGCCACCAGGGAAGGGCGCGCTGTGTACCCCCAGCTCCGGCCGGGCTACATTCCCATCCCTGTCCTCCATGAAGGCGCCGAGAGCCGGCAGCCGCACCCTGTCTTTGCCTACCCCCAGCCCGGGGCACAGCGGTTCCAAACCGAGGCGGCCGTGGCGGCCCCTCAGAGGTCCCAGTCCCCTCTGCGGGGTGTGGTGGAGACCACCCAGCCAGATAAGCAGTGTGGACCGGCAGTGGCAGGCGCGCCAGCCCCACCGCCAGCCCCCCATGGACCTGAGGTAAGGAGAGGCCTGTCTCGTGGGCCTTTGGGTTGCGACCTGGGGGTGCCAGTgatcctgcttccctgcctgcCCAGATGCTGACACGGTGCCCCAGGGAAGCACCTGGTGAGATCAGGGCGTCTGGGCCTGGGCTGCGGCATCAGAGGTCACCCAGCAAAAGTCGCTTGACAGCGTTTCACAGGTTGGTTTTTCAAGTGGGCAGGGATCGTGGCTTATTTTTGTAGTTAAGGAATGGGGCCTCAGAAGGGTAAATAGCTTGGTCCAAACCATCAAGTTGGAAGTGGCATCACTGGAACTGGAACCCTGGCTTTCTGGCTCCTAATTTGATGTCTCTTACTCCCAGCGGGCTTTCTGTATCAGAAACATAGAGATCCTCTGTGTTATTTCATTCAGTCCAGTATTTACAGGTAAGTATCAACTACTTAGAGCTATATTGACATGAAAATGAGACAGCATACCTGCCCTCACAGTGTCCCACAGTTTAAAAGGAAACCCAGAATGAGAATTCAGGAAGGCAGCTGCTTTACGACAGGGTTTGGAGCCTGAAGTCAACACTTCCATGCAGTGATATCTAGAGAATAGTTCCTAATCCAGATCTTAGCCCCCGGATCTGCTCTTGAGCACAAATGCTCGTTCCCTGGGTGCGTCCAGAGTTGGGATCTGTCTGGCTTCACTGCCTGCTCAGGGGTGAAAAATCACAGTTAATGTGGGGCACCAGGTGGCTCTTTCCTTTTCTCGAAGAAGCAGTTCCTATATTTGTTGTAAAAATCAAAAGTGACACATCAATCAGAGAAATCTTAACATATTTGAACCAGCAGGACCCTTAGAAGCCAGCTGGGGAAACACCCTCCCAGTTCTCCAGAATGGAAAGCAGGTGGTCTGGGAGTGAAAGCAGCCTGGCCTGCCCAGTCCGCACAGGGGACGCGTTCCCACGGCCTGGCTGACTCCTCTGTAGATCAGCCGGAAAAGAGTTTAAGGAAAGAGGAAGTGAAGTGACAACAACAAATGAAACGTAGTGAGCGCTTCCTGGCACTTGTGCAAGGGCACATACATAGATCACTGAAGCCAGCCCAGTGAGGGAAGTActcttttctgtgttttaaatgCAGCTCCTGAAGCTATTGAGCTGTTAAGAATTTGAGCCCTGGCCTCTTGATTCCTGAGCTCCCAGTCTTAACACtacattttgaaaatggaaaggctCACAGATGGGAGGTCATATTAAACCTGCTGCCCTGAGCAGGCACATAATGGGAGCAATGTCAGAGGGTCAGGCAGAGGGTCTTTCATGGGCCGTGTGTCTACCCTTCATGTCTTGCAGCGATCCCAGTCTCCAGCTACCTCGGactcctcgtcctcgtcctcctccgGCAGGAGCAGCCTGGGCAGTCACCAGCTCCCCCGGGGCTACATCCCCATCCCTGTGATACACGAGCAGAATGTCACCCGGCCAGCAACCCAGCCCTCCTTCCACCAAGCCCAGAAGACCCACTACCCAGCTCAGCAGTCTGAATACCAGACCCACCAGCCTGTGTACCACAAGATCCAGGGGGATGACTGGGAGCCCCGGACCACGTGGACAGCATCCCCATTCCGGTCACCCGTCCGGGGTGCGTCCAGCAGGGAGGGCTCTCCAGCCAGAAGCAGCACGCCGGTGCACGCCCCATCGCCCCTCCGCGTGCACACTGTGGTTGACAGGCCTCAGGTATGGGATCTGGTGTCGGCAAACTGGCTGTGACAGCATCTGTCCAGGGCCTGAGGAGCTCTGTGCAGGGTCCCTGAGtccccctgccagcccctcctggTTTACATACACGTAACTGGGGAAAGTGAGATCCTGCAAATGGCTGATCATCCGCAGAAAACAGGCGAGGGCTGTAACCGCTGGTACTTTTTATACCTTCTGCTCATTCTCCATTGCTGTGCCCTCAGGGGCAGACTCCAGCCACCATGGTGGGAAACGGTGGACAGAACACAGTCTCACTCACCACTTGGGGCCCAGGTGTCTTAGTGCCTGCCACACCCTCTCAGGGCCCCACAAGCCCCCTTTACACCCCAGCCACAGCCTCGTCTCCTGCCTCACTGATCCCCCTTCTCCACTCTGCAGGCCTGTTCATTCTATCATTCCCTTTTTGGTGCCTTTACTCAAGCTGAATCCGCTTCCTGAAATGCCTTCACAATCCAGGTTCTCCCCATCCTCCAAGGGAAAAGCCAGTCTTGCTGCTCTCATAAAGCCTCCTCACCTATCTCATGGTGCCCTGTATGAGTCCCTTACCATTCAGCATCTCTGCAGTATTCTGTGCATTTTGAAAATACTCATCTGATCTCTTCAGCTCTGACCTTAACCTTGTTTGTCTGTGGTAGTGTCTCTTTTGTAGCTTGTCTGGAGATCCCTTTTTAGATGCTTGAAAAGATTTGACCTAACAGAACATTATGGTGGGATTTAGTGTTTTTAACTGggagtgctttaaaaataatgtagtgCAACTCTTGTTTCCCAGTTGATGGAATCAGAGTGTGTGAGATTTTTAAGGGCGTTTTAGATGTTCACTTAAATGCTTGATGAGCCAAGATACTTCTCTTTCAAGcatagttcattttaaaaaaatatagctaCGGTTTATAGTCACATTGAAGCGTATCTCAGCCTGAGTAGCCAGTATGTAGTCAGCGCAGATGCTGCAGAGCGGAGTGTTAGCTCAGGCACAGATGTGCCCAAGCAAAATTCTCGCAGGGTTAACCATTCCAGGCATcttccttattttcaaaaatacaccAGTCTGGGCAGAAATCATGAGTCTGCCTaagttttaaacaaaaagaagacGATTATAACTTTTCTGAAACAGGAGATGGGAAGGTCACACCCTGAGCAGAGGCTGTCACGCAGCATAATGAAGGACAAGTGGCAATTGTTACTCCAAGGCTCCATCACCTGAAAGTCTGAGTCACCCAGGACTTTGAGCTGAAGAAACTCAGCAGTCAGCATGagtttttgatattttcatttttgaaaaagtttttccttttgttgccgtAAGGGTACCATCTCCAGAAAAATTCAGTGAGAACAGACCAATAGACCAAGGTAACAAATGGAAGCATTACAATGGTTTGGTCACATACATGATTaatatcatgtttttattttgttaacagCTGTtggttgacttttaaaaaatctcttttgtaCTGTTAAACTTTTAAAGAGTCATTTATGTTTTCCTCCAGTCAGTCCTAGCTACAAACGCTACCTGTGACTCCCAGCCAGTTACTAAAACTACCTCTGTGTCCTTGCCTCCTCTCAGCAGCCCATGACTCATCGAGAACCATCACCTGTTCCTCAACCtgaaaacaaaccagaaagcaagcCAGGCCCAGCAGCTGGACCAGATCTCCTTCCTGGACACATCCCGATTCAGGTGATCCGCAAGGAGGTGAATTCTCAACCTGTTTCCCAGAAGCCCCCGCCTCCCTCTGAGAAGGTGGAAGTAAAGGTTCCCTCTGCTCCGGTGCCTTGTCCTCCCAGCTCCGCCCCTTCTGTTGTCCCCTCTTCCCCTAAGAATGTGGCTGCAGAAGAGagagcagcccccagcccagcccccgtaGAAGCCGCACCTCCCAAACCCGGAGAAGCTGAGGTGCCCCCGAAACATCCAGGTGTGCTGAAAGTAGAAGCCATCCTGGAGAAGGTGCAAGGGCTGGAGCAGGCAGTGGACAACTTTGAAGGCAAGAAGACAGACAAGAAGTACCTGATGATAGAAGAGTATTTGACCAAGGAGCTACTGGCCCTGGATTCGGTGGACCCCGAAGGAAGAGCTGATGTCCGCCAGGCCAGGAGAGATGGTGTCAGGAAGGTTCAGACCATCCTGGAAAAACTTGAACAGAAAGCAATAGATGTCCCCGGCCAAGTCCAGGTTTATGAACTCCAGCCCAGCTCCCTTGAAACTGATCAGCCACTGCAGGAAATCATGGAGATGGGTGCCGTGGCAGCAGACAAGAGCAAGGAAAGTACTGGAAATGGAGAAGATCCCAAAACCGAAACCCAGCACCCAGAAGCCAAAGAAGCAGCAGCTCCAAACCCCAGCCTCACGACAGACACAGCTGCAAACCCAGCAGCACCGTAGTCTCCACTAAATAAAAATCCACCCCAGAGACTGGGGACTGATTGTGTGCGTTAGGGAGTTTTAAGTTGCATGCACTTCAGGGACTGAAAATCAGTTGGTTTTTACTATTCATAGCCGCTTGGTACACAGTAACTTGGGTGTAGGCAAAACACTAATAAAAGGGCTAAAAGGAAAGTGATGCTTTTCTTCCGTATTCTTATTCTGTACAAATAAAGAAGTTGCTTGTTATAAAAGTTTAACCGCATTGCTTGTCGTTTTGGGGCCCTCTCTCTGCACGGGCCCCACATGTTAGCTGTGGATGTGAACTGTCTTCCTATAGCTGTGGACTGAAGGAGTTTTTTGGAGGATGGATGGGGAGTCAATTTCCCATCACTAAACAGGAAACCCATTTTTCAGAAGTGTTGCCACTTTAATGGGATGATTTTCATCATCTCATAGCTAAAATACTTAACTTTAGGTAGAATAAAATGTGTTAGGAGCCATAGGAATGTCTGTATGTTGGATGACTttaatgttacattttaaaaaaggaaaataaagtgatAATGTAACTCAGAATGTCTTTTGTGGTTTCTAACCTTTGAAGAGTGGCAGCAGCAAGATGGTCTCTCACCggctttaggaaaaagaaatggtGGATGCATTTACAAGCCTGCTCTGGGATTTGTAACATCTCTACTGCCCACGAGAAAATGAGTTTTGGTCATTTTTCATCTCAGGTTGAAGCTGGAACCTGGGAAGACTCGGCCATGAACTCAGGTAATGGAGACGTGCCCAGCACAGGTGCACCTGGTCCCGAGCCATATGCAGGCCTCACCAAGGAGCTGAGAGGGTTCAAAGGTGCACCAGGAAATCAGTTCCCAGTATTGCCTGAGGCTGGCCCAAGCGTTCTGTAGAGTCCAGGTCACTGGAGATTGGGCATGTGTTCTATGAGTCTTGGGGTCATCTTTATCTGACACTTCTCTGAGTCACCAAGCCAGTCCGGGACCAAGTTTATCTTCCGAGAATGGGTTCCTAGAAGTCACTGGTGGAAGATCTTTCTGTGCCAACGTTTTTTAAGAGCTTAGGAAGGACCACAGCCCCAGAATGCAGAGATGTGCTAGATTTTGTTTTCCTAAGTCCTTTGCCAAAGAAACCTGAAaatgagagggaagagaaagatgggCTTGAGATCTTGGAACTCCCAGGGAGCACACTGACTTAAGAGCCCCTGCACTGAATTCCTCATGACTGTATTGAGTTTAATATTGGTGCCTGACGATGCCACACAAAAATACACACTGGTATACTTGCTACTCTCAGCTTGATGAGAAAGGTTGAAGTCATTCCAATGGGAATCCGCCAACATCTTTATGGGGTGAACTCATTGGAGGAGTACAAGCTGACTGCTGACACACCACTGATTCTAGAAACTTGAATGtataaataggggggaaaaaaagcctacTGGACTATTTTTTAGATGAACCAAAGATAAAGAATGTAACCTTTTTGTGTGTGACTTGAGCACCTATTGTCAGTGGATCTCAACATTAAGGCTTCTTGAGTGGTTACTGAATTAGGTTGAAGTTTTATCACTAAAGATCACCAACAGGTGGCCTTTTCACATAGAATATTTTCAACCGTTTGAATCAGGTAGCATATGGATATCAGGCAGGAGTTACCTGACCCGTGTTGGTGGTCCCTGCGCCTTGCATGGGGGCAACAGGCTGGGCACAGAGCTGGCTGCAAGGCTCTTGTTCATGTAACTGGGTCCCTGTAGGGGTCGGGGGACATACATCCACTGAGTCTCCCTAGTGTCAGGGGGTTTGACTCACTCAATCATCCCCGTGCTCTTTAAGAGAATGTTGTAGTTTAGAACACAGGCTTGACTGAGAACTCCTAGGTTCAAATCGAAGTTTCATGAAAAAGCCCTGGGACAGTAGACAAGTTACATGGCCTTTTCCTTCCTGgtttcctcagttgtaaaatgggaggggaaacaaatgaaatgagaCTTGTGAAACAGTGAAAGTAGTGCCTGGTACCCGACAAGTGTTAGCTGAAATTAACATCCTCATGTAATAGGCGAGGAAATAGGAAGTGACTTGTGCCCGCGGGaccaggagcaggggcaggatTAAATCCAGGCCCAGGAGCAGTCAAAGGCCACACCAGTCTCACCATCTTTAGCACCAAGAGGGAAAGGACTCTGTAAGTACAGAAATTTGAGAATAACCTCTCACCCCTTCCTTGGTCAGAgcattggttcttttttttttttatatgctgTGTCAAAATCCTGTGAGGTTATTTCTTGTCTCCTAGATAAAACAAGTGACTTGGAACTAGTAAGTGATGGGGTCTATACTGAGAGTCACTTGCAGACTCATCGCTGGCCGCCCAGATCCCGGGGTTTGGTTTGCAAAGGTTCCTGGAGCACCCCTCCCTCTCGCCTCGCCTccgctcccctcctccagccattCCCACCTGAGTCTGCTCCCACTCTGCCCTCTTCCGGGTCTCACCCACTCTTGAGGCCCCCTGTCTGTAAGGTCTTCCCTGCTCGGACAGTACCCGTCAGACTTTGCTTTGCCAAAACTCCCGCCAGCCTTTGGTCTGGTTGCCAGCGCCAGTTGTCTTCCAGCTGCTTTAATACATTTCCTGAGCAAGACTGCAGATCCTCTGAAGGCAGGTCCATTCTGACACCTCCTTATCCCCCCATTGTCATGCAGACTTGGCACGTGGGCACCCCGGATGGCCAGGAGGCCCTGAAAGTTACTCTGACTTAAGGTCTTCTGATTCTGAGGCTAAACCGACGTTTACTCAGACATAAACATCAGTATTAGTTGATGAGCGTTTAGGGCCACCTctcccctcacctttctcttgTTGTCCCCAGAATGTAAGTTTTGGCAAGTTGTTTCCTCCCTCTGGGCCTTTTCCTCCCCATCTTTGAAAGGTGGGCTTTGACGGAGGCCTCGCTTGGTGGCCTGGATGATTCTGGCAAGTCCACACTTCTTACTGTTGTGGTCACTGTGCTTCCTCTTTCTCCAGCCACGCAGCACGGAGCTCCAACATGAGCTGTGCGTCCCTGCAA contains these protein-coding regions:
- the BAG3 gene encoding BAG family molecular chaperone regulator 3 isoform X1, giving the protein MSAVTHSPMVQMASGNGAGDRDPLPPGWEIKIDPQTGWPFFVDHNSRTTTWNDPRVPPEGPKETSSSANGPSREGSRPLATREGRAVYPQLRPGYIPIPVLHEGAESRQPHPVFAYPQPGAQRFQTEAAVAAPQRSQSPLRGVVETTQPDKQCGPAVAGAPAPPPAPHGPERSQSPATSDSSSSSSSGRSSLGSHQLPRGYIPIPVIHEQNVTRPATQPSFHQAQKTHYPAQQSEYQTHQPVYHKIQGDDWEPRTTWTASPFRSPVRGASSREGSPARSSTPVHAPSPLRVHTVVDRPQQPMTHREPSPVPQPENKPESKPGPAAGPDLLPGHIPIQVIRKEVNSQPVSQKPPPPSEKVEVKVPSAPVPCPPSSAPSVVPSSPKNVAAEERAAPSPAPVEAAPPKPGEAEVPPKHPGVLKVEAILEKVQGLEQAVDNFEGKKTDKKYLMIEEYLTKELLALDSVDPEGRADVRQARRDGVRKVQTILEKLEQKAIDVPGQVQVYELQPSSLETDQPLQEIMEMGAVAADKSKESTGNGEDPKTETQHPEAKEAAAPNPSLTTDTAANPAAP
- the BAG3 gene encoding BAG family molecular chaperone regulator 3 isoform X2, with product MSAVTHSPMVQMASGNGAGDRDPLPPGWEIKIDPQTGWPFFVDHNSRTTTWNDPRVPPEGPKETSSSANGPSREGSRPLATREGRAVYPQLRPGYIPIPVLHEGAESRQPHPVFAYPQPGAQRFQTEAAVAAPQRSQSPLRGVVETTQPDKQCGPAVAGAPAPPPAPHGPERSQSPATSDSSSSSSSGRSSLGSHQLPRGYIPIPVIHEQNVTRPATQPSFHQAQKTHYPAQQSEYQTHQPVYHKIQGDDWEPRTTWTASPFRSPVRGASSREGSPARSSTPVHAPSPLRVHTVVDRPQPMTHREPSPVPQPENKPESKPGPAAGPDLLPGHIPIQVIRKEVNSQPVSQKPPPPSEKVEVKVPSAPVPCPPSSAPSVVPSSPKNVAAEERAAPSPAPVEAAPPKPGEAEVPPKHPGVLKVEAILEKVQGLEQAVDNFEGKKTDKKYLMIEEYLTKELLALDSVDPEGRADVRQARRDGVRKVQTILEKLEQKAIDVPGQVQVYELQPSSLETDQPLQEIMEMGAVAADKSKESTGNGEDPKTETQHPEAKEAAAPNPSLTTDTAANPAAP